In Jeotgalibaca arthritidis, a single genomic region encodes these proteins:
- the pepF gene encoding oligoendopeptidase F, with amino-acid sequence MQTQEMKSRDQVEEALTWDLTALFETKEAFEEAVVNLKEMVAQFETNYAGKLSDKETLLAALNDYGAILELHSLANQYAFLPETTDLTNPENTQLSRKMGMTSAELSAKLSFFQSELSEISDDQLDAVAEEKPEYASFIRLTKANKHIQLDPAVEKALAQLSPTLHAPADIYEQARLADMDFGTFEVDGETYPLSFVLYEDYYMYHTDTAIRRAAFDKFSAVLKQYENVVAAAYYTKLQTEKTIATMRGFDSIFDYLLYDQEVDRDLYNRQIDTIMSDLAPVMQKYITHLKDVQGLDKVTYADLKIDLDPDYSPEVTVEESKKMVEEAISVLGKDYTDMIMKSYPERWMDFAQNKGKSTGGFCSTSLGEKAHPYILMSWTNHLSNVYTLIHELGHAGQGILSNKHNSLLDEGPSLYLIEAPSTFNELLLTASLTAKTDDPRMERFALTKMLTDTYFHNFVTHLLEAAYQREVYQLIDDGMSFDAQKLSDIKRNVLEAFWGDAVEINEGAELTWMRQIHYYMGLYSYTYSAGLTIATQAFLKVKEEGQAAVDRWLDFLTTGGRYIPVEAAKVAGVDITTDQPLKDTIQYLDDAVERMMVLTAELEK; translated from the coding sequence ATGCAAACACAAGAAATGAAAAGTCGTGACCAAGTAGAAGAAGCCTTAACATGGGACTTAACTGCGTTATTTGAAACCAAAGAAGCCTTTGAAGAAGCTGTCGTGAACTTAAAAGAAATGGTTGCACAATTTGAAACAAATTATGCAGGCAAATTATCAGATAAAGAAACCTTATTAGCAGCTTTAAATGATTATGGTGCTATTTTAGAATTACATTCTTTAGCTAATCAATATGCCTTTTTACCAGAAACAACTGATTTAACAAATCCTGAAAATACGCAATTATCCCGTAAAATGGGGATGACATCTGCTGAATTGTCAGCAAAACTATCATTCTTCCAATCTGAATTGTCTGAAATTTCGGATGATCAGTTAGATGCAGTTGCTGAAGAAAAACCGGAATATGCATCATTTATTCGTCTAACTAAAGCAAACAAACACATTCAACTTGATCCAGCAGTTGAAAAAGCCTTAGCACAATTATCACCAACACTACATGCCCCTGCTGATATTTATGAGCAAGCACGTTTAGCAGATATGGACTTTGGTACGTTTGAAGTTGATGGTGAGACGTATCCATTAAGCTTTGTTCTATACGAAGATTACTATATGTATCATACTGATACGGCGATTAGACGTGCTGCCTTTGATAAATTCTCAGCCGTTCTTAAACAATATGAAAATGTGGTAGCAGCTGCTTACTACACAAAACTTCAAACAGAAAAAACAATTGCGACTATGCGCGGTTTTGACTCTATTTTTGATTATTTATTGTATGACCAAGAAGTGGACCGCGACCTTTATAATCGCCAAATCGATACGATTATGTCTGATTTAGCGCCTGTTATGCAAAAATACATCACACATTTAAAAGATGTTCAAGGATTAGATAAAGTCACTTATGCTGATTTAAAAATTGACTTAGACCCAGATTATTCACCAGAAGTAACGGTTGAAGAATCGAAAAAAATGGTTGAAGAAGCTATCTCTGTATTAGGGAAAGATTACACCGACATGATTATGAAATCTTATCCAGAGCGCTGGATGGATTTTGCTCAAAATAAAGGGAAATCAACAGGTGGATTCTGTAGCACGTCACTAGGTGAAAAAGCCCATCCTTATATTTTAATGTCTTGGACTAACCATCTAAGTAATGTTTATACATTGATTCATGAACTAGGTCATGCAGGACAAGGGATTCTTTCGAATAAACATAACTCACTATTAGACGAGGGACCGTCATTGTATTTAATTGAAGCACCTTCAACATTCAATGAATTATTACTAACAGCTTCTTTAACTGCTAAAACAGATGATCCACGTATGGAGCGCTTTGCCTTAACGAAGATGCTGACAGATACTTACTTCCATAACTTCGTGACTCACTTGTTGGAAGCTGCTTATCAACGTGAAGTGTACCAACTCATTGATGATGGTATGAGTTTCGACGCTCAAAAATTAAGTGATATTAAACGTAACGTTCTTGAAGCCTTCTGGGGAGATGCTGTAGAAATCAATGAAGGGGCAGAATTAACTTGGATGCGTCAGATTCACTACTACATGGGCTTGTATTCTTACACTTACTCTGCTGGTTTAACCATTGCCACACAAGCTTTCTTGAAAGTGAAAGAAGAAGGGCAAGCAGCAGTAGATCGCTGGTTAGACTTCCTAACAACTGGTGGTCGCTATATTCCAGTAGAGGCAGCTAAAGTGGCTGGTGTAGATATTACAACGGACCAACCATTGAAAGATACCATTCAATATTTGGATGATGCTGTGGAGCGAATGATGGTTTTAACCGCAGAACTAGAAAAATAA